Proteins from one Novosphingobium pentaromativorans US6-1 genomic window:
- a CDS encoding RNA polymerase sigma factor, which translates to MTSQPLRSGLESAFLENRDKLLKFLRARGAGDAAEDIVQEVWVKITTSRPGPVASPLSYLYRTADLLMIDRYRSRRQAEKRDRDWSDVHAAGDGAAASEPSPERRVAAAQEAGMILHMLEGLGPRAVTVFRKHRIDGTAQKEIALELGVSLSTVESDLRGAYRAISEWKETRDEA; encoded by the coding sequence GTGACTTCGCAACCGCTCCGTTCGGGTCTTGAATCGGCTTTCCTCGAAAACAGGGACAAGCTGCTGAAATTTCTGCGCGCGCGCGGCGCAGGTGACGCGGCTGAGGATATCGTTCAGGAAGTCTGGGTGAAGATCACGACGAGCCGCCCCGGCCCGGTCGCTTCGCCCCTTTCCTATCTCTACCGCACGGCCGACCTGCTGATGATCGATCGCTATCGGTCGCGCAGGCAGGCCGAGAAGCGCGATCGCGACTGGAGCGATGTCCATGCTGCCGGCGACGGCGCCGCGGCGTCCGAACCGTCTCCCGAGCGGCGGGTCGCCGCCGCGCAGGAGGCCGGGATGATCCTGCACATGCTTGAAGGGCTGGGCCCGCGCGCGGTTACGGTCTTTCGCAAGCACCGCATCGATGGCACTGCACAGAAGGAGATCGCCCTGGAACTGGGCGTCAGCCTCAGCACGGTGGAGAGCGACCTGCGCGGCGCCTATCGAGCGATCAGCGAATGGAAGGAAACCCGCGATGAGGCTTGA
- a CDS encoding NAD(P)/FAD-dependent oxidoreductase translates to MADALILGGGLAGAAAAVLLSRAGKTVHLIERETGPHHKICGEFLSIEARHHLVELGIDPARLGAVPIDRVRVIAGDAQIEAKLPFTALGLSRHVLDEALLDRAQGAGARVERGVRVLGMDAMAVRTSHGERSGTSILLATGKLPVREERKDSGHKDADPYVGFKMHYRLSGPARAQLEATVQLTLFDGGYAGLQMVEGGFANLCLIVRRSRLTRIGRSWSDLQAMLSSLPRGGEWLAEAEPLFARPVTIGNLSYGEVLRRRPDDGIFRLGDQAGMTASLTGDGMALALRSAFLAVACLRSGEDAQTYRQRHRAEIGRQLTRAMALQRALEQPLLRSLGVGLLRAWPGLLTYLASATRVTERPAEHALERAL, encoded by the coding sequence ATGGCCGATGCCCTGATCCTTGGCGGGGGACTGGCAGGCGCGGCGGCTGCCGTGCTGCTCTCCCGCGCAGGCAAGACGGTGCACCTGATCGAGCGCGAAACCGGCCCGCATCACAAGATCTGCGGGGAGTTCCTGTCGATCGAAGCGCGTCATCACCTTGTCGAACTCGGCATCGATCCAGCGAGGCTGGGTGCCGTCCCGATCGATCGCGTGCGCGTGATTGCAGGCGATGCGCAGATCGAGGCGAAGCTGCCTTTCACAGCTCTCGGCCTCAGCCGCCATGTTCTCGACGAGGCCCTGCTGGACCGTGCGCAAGGGGCTGGAGCGAGGGTGGAGCGGGGCGTGCGGGTCCTGGGAATGGACGCAATGGCGGTGCGCACAAGCCATGGCGAGCGCAGCGGCACAAGCATCCTTCTGGCGACGGGCAAGCTCCCCGTGCGGGAGGAACGAAAGGATAGCGGCCACAAGGACGCTGATCCCTACGTGGGCTTCAAGATGCACTACCGTCTATCGGGGCCTGCCAGGGCACAGCTCGAAGCCACGGTCCAACTGACACTGTTCGACGGCGGATATGCCGGTTTGCAGATGGTGGAAGGCGGCTTTGCAAATCTCTGCCTTATTGTCAGGCGCAGCCGGCTCACCCGGATCGGTCGAAGCTGGTCGGACCTGCAGGCGATGCTGTCGTCGCTTCCACGCGGCGGAGAGTGGTTGGCCGAAGCCGAGCCTCTTTTTGCCAGGCCTGTCACCATAGGCAACCTCAGTTATGGAGAGGTCTTGCGCCGCAGGCCGGACGACGGGATCTTTCGACTGGGGGATCAGGCGGGCATGACGGCTTCGCTAACCGGGGACGGTATGGCATTGGCCTTGCGCAGTGCATTTCTTGCCGTGGCCTGCCTGCGCAGCGGCGAGGATGCGCAGACCTACCGCCAGCGCCATCGCGCAGAAATCGGCCGGCAGCTTACCCGTGCAATGGCATTGCAACGCGCTCTTGAGCAACCGCTGCTTCGCTCTCTGGGGGTGGGGCTGCTGCGCGCATGGCCCGGGTTGCTGACCTATCTGGCCTCTGCAACGCGAGTCACCGAGCGGCCTGCAGAGCACGCTCTGGAGCGCGCGCTCTAA
- a CDS encoding methyltransferase domain-containing protein, with protein MDAADLDSETYARVLRDLARVNRWTFTAHPALAFLRKATKDAASFTLLDVGFGHGDLLRAIARWAQKQGIEARLVGVDINPGSEAIARSATPADLDIDFRTGDYADQPESFDYIVSSQVTHHMSEAQLTAFLHHMNSRARCGWLINDLHRHRFAYYGFPWLARAMGVHRIVREDGQLSIARSFRKKDWLEILSDAGIAAERIDIVRRFPFRLSVECRM; from the coding sequence ATGGATGCGGCCGATCTCGATAGCGAGACTTATGCCCGGGTCCTGCGCGATCTCGCGCGGGTCAATCGCTGGACTTTTACCGCCCACCCTGCGCTGGCCTTTCTGCGCAAGGCAACGAAGGACGCCGCATCCTTCACGCTGCTCGACGTCGGTTTCGGGCACGGCGACCTGCTGCGGGCGATTGCCCGATGGGCACAAAAGCAAGGGATCGAGGCGAGACTGGTCGGCGTCGACATCAATCCCGGAAGCGAGGCGATCGCCCGCAGCGCAACACCTGCCGACCTCGATATCGATTTTCGGACCGGCGACTATGCCGACCAGCCCGAGAGCTTCGACTACATCGTCTCCAGCCAGGTCACCCACCACATGAGCGAGGCGCAGTTGACGGCCTTTCTGCATCACATGAACAGCCGCGCGCGCTGCGGTTGGCTGATCAATGACCTGCATCGGCACCGGTTCGCCTATTACGGCTTCCCGTGGCTCGCCCGGGCCATGGGCGTCCATCGTATCGTGCGCGAGGACGGCCAACTCTCGATTGCCCGCTCCTTTCGCAAGAAGGACTGGCTGGAAATCCTGTCGGACGCCGGGATCGCAGCGGAGCGCATCGACATCGTGAGACGCTTCCCTTTCCGTCTTTCGGTGGAATGCCGCATGTAA
- a CDS encoding TetR/AcrR family transcriptional regulator has translation MRTKTVERRQAIVEAASEVFQEFGYARASMSLISARVGGSKSTIYNYFASKEELFAAVTSEIIVDGAVKCADRLLKSKLDAPLALSEFAEGFLKVLTTDRSVAIMRAGISGSFETSSLTAIYHENARKTWDLVGQFLEKLQTDGQLRDVDLDTMVAHFKGLIEAGIFEPLLSGDTPWLDPSHSAGAAVDAFLRAYGTKAFPDHRTDKARAAK, from the coding sequence ATGAGGACAAAGACGGTTGAGCGCCGCCAGGCGATTGTGGAAGCAGCTTCGGAAGTATTTCAGGAGTTCGGCTACGCCCGCGCAAGCATGTCGCTTATCTCGGCTCGCGTTGGCGGCTCCAAGAGCACGATTTACAACTATTTCGCCTCCAAGGAAGAGCTCTTCGCTGCCGTAACGTCCGAGATCATTGTCGACGGCGCAGTGAAGTGCGCGGATCGCCTGCTCAAGTCCAAGCTGGATGCGCCGCTCGCGCTGAGCGAATTTGCCGAAGGGTTTTTGAAGGTTCTTACCACGGACCGTTCCGTCGCTATCATGCGGGCGGGCATTTCCGGCAGCTTCGAGACGAGTTCGTTGACGGCGATCTACCACGAGAATGCCAGGAAAACCTGGGATCTCGTAGGGCAGTTTCTTGAAAAGTTGCAGACTGACGGGCAGCTCCGCGACGTGGATCTCGATACCATGGTCGCCCATTTCAAAGGATTGATCGAGGCAGGCATCTTCGAGCCGCTCTTGTCGGGCGATACGCCATGGCTTGACCCAAGCCATTCGGCGGGTGCGGCAGTCGATGCCTTCCTGCGCGCATACGGAACCAAGGCATTCCCGGACCACCGCACGGACAAGGCTCGCGCCGCGAAATAG
- a CDS encoding SDR family NAD(P)-dependent oxidoreductase: MSSLEGKVAVVTGSASGLGKETARRLAQEGAQVILADIRAEDAAQVASEIQREFDRSCRAIELDCANQLSCQAVIDDVASREGRIDILCNVAGVLDGGQTASFEPAAWDRLVQINLSGNFYMTRAALPHLVRVSGSVVNIASTAGLTGHAYLAAYCATKHGIIGLTRALAAELAHQGVTVNAICPGQMETGMAMPASFMTQKLEPSLLARLQSLTGKVTEPRDVAGMILFLVGPAGQNVTGAVIAMDGGQTTS; this comes from the coding sequence ATGTCCAGTCTGGAAGGCAAGGTTGCAGTCGTAACCGGGAGCGCATCGGGCCTGGGAAAGGAAACTGCGCGCCGGTTGGCGCAAGAAGGGGCTCAGGTCATTCTCGCAGACATCCGTGCCGAAGATGCTGCACAAGTCGCGAGCGAAATACAGCGTGAATTTGACAGGTCATGTCGTGCAATCGAACTCGACTGTGCCAACCAGCTATCGTGCCAGGCAGTGATCGATGACGTCGCGTCACGCGAAGGCAGGATCGACATTCTCTGCAATGTCGCAGGCGTGCTCGACGGAGGACAAACCGCGTCTTTCGAACCTGCTGCCTGGGATCGTCTGGTCCAGATCAACCTGAGCGGGAATTTCTATATGACGCGGGCAGCATTGCCGCATCTCGTCAGGGTATCGGGTTCAGTGGTCAACATCGCCTCGACCGCAGGACTGACCGGACATGCCTATCTTGCCGCCTATTGTGCCACAAAGCACGGCATTATCGGGCTGACCCGCGCGCTCGCCGCCGAACTCGCGCATCAAGGAGTAACCGTAAATGCCATCTGTCCAGGGCAGATGGAAACAGGGATGGCCATGCCGGCCTCATTCATGACCCAGAAGCTGGAACCATCCCTGCTCGCGCGTCTCCAGTCATTGACCGGCAAGGTGACTGAGCCCCGCGATGTCGCAGGCATGATCCTGTTCCTTGTGGGTCCGGCAGGGCAGAACGTGACCGGTGCCGTGATTGCCATGGATGGCGGCCAGACAACCTCGTGA
- a CDS encoding DUF2147 domain-containing protein: MKFAPFVVFVGLAGLANSASAAASRSVFGRWLTDDGAGIVEVKRCGQTLCGTLERVLDPKAPPRDINNPNTALRNRPLVGVKILSGMHPDGDRWKGGQAYDPKAGRSYRASVALGERGRLDVTGCILFLCQTKHWTRVAEESGR, encoded by the coding sequence TTGAAATTCGCACCATTCGTCGTTTTCGTGGGCCTTGCCGGACTAGCGAATTCGGCCAGTGCGGCAGCTTCACGCTCTGTCTTCGGGCGTTGGTTGACCGACGACGGCGCCGGCATCGTCGAGGTGAAGCGCTGCGGACAGACCCTGTGCGGCACTTTGGAGCGCGTACTTGATCCCAAGGCACCCCCCCGCGACATCAATAACCCCAACACCGCACTCAGGAACCGGCCACTGGTCGGTGTGAAGATCCTGTCCGGGATGCACCCCGATGGGGACCGCTGGAAAGGCGGGCAAGCCTACGATCCGAAGGCGGGCCGCAGCTACCGCGCCTCGGTTGCGCTTGGTGAAAGGGGGCGCCTGGATGTAACCGGGTGCATCCTGTTCCTTTGCCAGACCAAGCACTGGACGCGCGTTGCCGAGGAGAGCGGCCGTTGA
- a CDS encoding MFS transporter yields the protein MECEKITPGTGAYRRLCIAMLLAGISTFALLYCTQPLMPFFSETYGVAAEEASLAVSLTTGPLAFVLLIAGKVSDRVGRRPLMIGSMMTAAALTSILGLLPSWESLLAVRFLCGLALAGVPAVAMAYISEEVDDLAVGGAMGLYIAGSAIGGMSGRLLVSVLTEFFGWRDALGTTGIAALVIGLAFWQILPHSRQFTPRHHSWPGYFGGFRRLFADKALPWLFLEAFLIMGAFISIYNYAGYRLLAPPYALSQAQVGLIFLLYMLGSLSSAVAGHCSGKFGPRKCLWIPLVLFLLGMALIGASPLPLVIAGIGIVTIAFFGAHAIASGWVGRRARSDRAQAAAGYLFFYYLGSSVLGSAGGYAWSWEGWNGVTVFVSLLVLIALAVSFRLYRVAPLAAPGGDTRPIPAE from the coding sequence ATGGAATGCGAGAAAATCACGCCGGGAACCGGCGCCTATCGGCGCCTGTGCATTGCAATGTTGCTGGCCGGAATTTCAACTTTCGCACTTTTGTACTGCACCCAGCCCCTCATGCCGTTCTTCAGTGAGACGTATGGCGTGGCTGCGGAAGAAGCCAGCCTTGCCGTCTCGCTCACGACCGGGCCACTGGCATTCGTTCTTCTGATCGCCGGCAAGGTTTCCGACCGGGTGGGCCGTCGCCCGCTGATGATCGGATCGATGATGACCGCAGCGGCATTGACCAGCATTCTCGGCCTGCTGCCCAGCTGGGAAAGCCTTCTCGCCGTGCGTTTTCTGTGCGGGCTGGCGCTTGCCGGAGTTCCTGCCGTCGCGATGGCTTACATCAGCGAGGAAGTCGATGACCTGGCCGTGGGCGGGGCCATGGGCCTGTACATTGCCGGGTCGGCAATCGGAGGCATGAGCGGGCGGCTTCTCGTGAGCGTGCTCACAGAGTTCTTCGGGTGGCGCGATGCTCTGGGCACGACCGGCATCGCCGCCCTGGTTATCGGCTTGGCGTTCTGGCAGATCCTGCCCCATTCCCGGCAGTTCACTCCGCGGCATCATTCATGGCCAGGATATTTCGGCGGGTTCAGGCGTCTCTTTGCCGACAAGGCCCTGCCCTGGCTGTTCCTCGAGGCCTTTCTGATCATGGGCGCCTTCATCAGCATCTACAACTACGCAGGGTATCGCCTGCTCGCACCGCCTTATGCCCTGTCGCAGGCGCAGGTCGGGCTGATCTTCCTGCTCTACATGCTCGGCTCGCTGAGTTCGGCTGTTGCCGGTCATTGTTCAGGAAAATTCGGTCCGCGCAAATGCCTCTGGATACCTCTCGTTCTGTTCCTGCTGGGCATGGCCCTGATCGGCGCGAGCCCCTTGCCGCTGGTAATCGCGGGCATCGGTATCGTCACGATTGCATTTTTCGGCGCCCATGCGATCGCGTCAGGGTGGGTCGGCCGACGCGCCCGGTCCGATCGCGCCCAGGCAGCCGCTGGCTACCTGTTTTTCTACTATCTGGGTTCAAGCGTCCTGGGTTCTGCAGGCGGGTATGCGTGGTCGTGGGAAGGCTGGAATGGTGTGACCGTATTCGTTTCGCTCCTGGTCCTGATTGCCCTTGCGGTTTCCTTCCGGCTCTATCGCGTTGCGCCCCTTGCCGCGCCGGGAGGCGATACACGCCCGATCCCGGCAGAGTGA
- a CDS encoding acyl carrier protein has product MTNEDIMTLIAQETGIAPEKLHPEATLTTLDISSIDLVSVLFEIEDRYGVEIQPEDIPPDSTLQQLIDRIAASAKA; this is encoded by the coding sequence TTGACGAATGAAGACATCATGACCCTGATAGCGCAGGAAACCGGCATTGCGCCTGAGAAGCTGCACCCAGAGGCCACGCTCACCACACTCGACATTTCCTCTATCGATCTGGTGAGCGTGCTTTTCGAAATAGAAGATCGCTACGGCGTCGAAATCCAGCCCGAAGACATTCCCCCTGATTCCACACTCCAGCAATTGATCGACCGCATCGCTGCAAGCGCCAAGGCATGA
- a CDS encoding beta-ketoacyl-[acyl-carrier-protein] synthase family protein, translating to MRHRVVITGMGCISGLGKGLEANWAALRAGASSIRPIAREGMEGIASWIAEDGESPRCTAAELRPLGKLDPISRHAIEAASEAVDQSGLADHPVLRDRTAILIGCGSGGNATIDAAYQRLFGQGQAKVHPQTIPASMIAAPAAHIAMLYKVHGPAFTLSSACASSAHALGEAMHMIRSGRVEVAIAGGAEACLSQGSWTAWRSLGVLAPDACRPFSLERKGMVLGEGAAVLVLESEEHALSRGATIIAELAGYGASSDAAHMTAPDVEGIAAAIRAAHADAGAGVEAPSLISAHGTGTQLNDPAEAAAMRSVYGKGIDRHSVIATKSAHGHMIGAAGAMEFLLGIRCLVEGLAPPVLNHLGTPADCALPLVLSQQSIDHEVLVSNSFAFGGLNAVLIGRKP from the coding sequence ATGAGGCACCGGGTCGTCATCACCGGCATGGGCTGCATTAGCGGTCTTGGCAAAGGGCTGGAGGCGAACTGGGCGGCGCTGCGGGCAGGAGCCAGCTCGATCCGGCCTATCGCGCGAGAGGGGATGGAAGGCATTGCCTCGTGGATTGCAGAGGATGGCGAGAGTCCGCGCTGCACAGCAGCGGAACTGCGGCCACTGGGCAAGCTCGATCCGATTTCCCGCCACGCAATCGAAGCCGCCAGCGAGGCCGTCGATCAGTCCGGCCTCGCAGACCATCCGGTACTGCGCGATCGCACGGCGATCCTGATCGGATGCGGCAGCGGCGGCAATGCAACCATCGATGCGGCGTACCAACGCCTTTTCGGCCAGGGCCAGGCCAAGGTTCATCCCCAGACAATCCCGGCCTCGATGATCGCGGCGCCGGCCGCCCACATCGCCATGCTGTACAAGGTTCACGGCCCTGCGTTCACCCTGTCGAGCGCCTGCGCCTCTTCCGCCCATGCGCTTGGCGAGGCCATGCACATGATCCGTAGCGGACGGGTCGAGGTGGCGATTGCCGGAGGAGCCGAGGCGTGCCTATCACAAGGATCGTGGACGGCCTGGCGCTCTCTGGGAGTGCTTGCCCCGGATGCCTGCCGCCCCTTTTCCCTTGAACGAAAAGGCATGGTGCTGGGCGAGGGGGCCGCAGTACTGGTGCTGGAAAGCGAGGAGCACGCGCTGTCGCGCGGGGCGACGATCATTGCCGAACTGGCAGGCTATGGCGCTTCCAGCGATGCCGCGCATATGACGGCGCCCGATGTCGAAGGGATTGCGGCGGCCATCCGTGCCGCTCATGCCGATGCCGGCGCAGGAGTCGAAGCGCCTTCGCTGATATCCGCGCACGGCACCGGCACCCAGCTCAACGACCCGGCCGAAGCCGCGGCCATGCGCAGTGTCTACGGCAAAGGCATCGACCGCCATAGCGTCATCGCGACGAAATCCGCCCATGGACACATGATCGGCGCAGCGGGCGCCATGGAGTTCCTCCTGGGGATCAGGTGCCTCGTCGAAGGCCTGGCTCCGCCCGTTCTCAATCACCTGGGCACGCCTGCCGACTGTGCGCTGCCGCTGGTCCTGTCGCAGCAGTCCATCGACCATGAGGTCCTGGTGTCGAACAGCTTTGCCTTCGGCGGCCTCAATGCCGTCCTGATAGGACGCAAGCCATGA
- a CDS encoding type III polyketide synthase, whose translation MNAVTAHINRIGTANPPHGVHDAFLRFASASLADEKTRKLFGRMVERSGIEQRFSFLEPVTLLDGTVTDRDDFYGTGEWPGTARRMERYASDAPGLALEAIRALDPDIAAQGITHLIVASCTGFMAPGLDQVVIERAGLDPRTERTVVGFMGCYAAVNSLRLAHHIVRSTPQARVLVITLELCTLHFQRTVDLGKLLSMLLFGDGAAAALVTAEAQGIALRDFRAATISGTADAITWDIGDQGFDMHLGGEVPARITEALRRERDMTDGLLRGQMPAEFSLWAVHAGGRTILDAVEQGLCLPEGTLEPSRAVLREFGNMSSATLMFILARMLAQRGQGQAPQPGIAMAFGPGMAAEGFRFTLLG comes from the coding sequence ATGAACGCGGTAACGGCCCACATCAATCGCATCGGGACGGCCAATCCGCCCCACGGCGTCCACGATGCCTTCCTGCGCTTCGCCTCTGCGAGCCTGGCCGACGAAAAGACGCGAAAACTGTTTGGCCGCATGGTCGAGCGATCCGGCATCGAGCAGCGCTTTTCGTTCCTCGAACCCGTGACGCTGCTGGACGGGACGGTCACCGATCGGGACGATTTTTATGGCACCGGCGAATGGCCGGGTACTGCAAGGCGCATGGAGCGCTACGCCAGCGACGCGCCGGGGCTGGCCCTCGAGGCGATCCGCGCGCTCGATCCGGACATCGCCGCTCAAGGGATAACTCACCTGATCGTTGCGTCCTGCACCGGCTTCATGGCTCCCGGACTCGATCAGGTCGTGATCGAGAGGGCGGGCCTGGACCCGCGCACCGAGCGTACCGTCGTAGGCTTCATGGGCTGCTATGCCGCGGTCAATTCTTTGCGACTTGCCCATCATATCGTTCGCTCCACGCCGCAGGCGCGGGTCCTCGTCATCACGCTGGAGCTTTGTACGCTCCATTTCCAGCGCACGGTCGATCTTGGCAAACTGCTTTCGATGCTGCTGTTCGGTGATGGAGCGGCGGCGGCACTTGTGACGGCGGAAGCGCAGGGGATTGCCCTCAGGGATTTTCGTGCAGCAACCATCAGCGGCACTGCCGATGCGATCACCTGGGACATCGGCGATCAGGGCTTCGACATGCACCTTGGCGGCGAAGTCCCCGCCCGCATCACCGAGGCACTGCGCCGGGAACGCGACATGACCGATGGATTGCTGCGCGGTCAGATGCCGGCCGAATTCTCTCTCTGGGCGGTTCACGCAGGCGGGCGCACGATATTGGACGCGGTCGAACAAGGCCTTTGCCTGCCTGAAGGCACTCTGGAGCCATCGCGTGCGGTTTTGCGTGAATTCGGCAACATGTCTTCGGCGACGTTGATGTTCATTCTTGCGCGCATGCTGGCGCAACGGGGACAGGGGCAGGCACCGCAACCTGGCATTGCGATGGCTTTCGGTCCGGGCATGGCGGCCGAAGGTTTCCGTTTCACGCTGCTGGGCTGA
- a CDS encoding FecR family protein: MAIDETIRQQALDWALRAGDPQFEEWEAFTSWLEADPAHGQAYDAVAAAVADAADLVAGAGPANDDDLGAVQSEEASLRSSRRRWLGGAIAASLALVGAFTLWQANSRDLYRIDVAPGAIRTVALDPGTRIDLGGDTAIELDRDDPRYARLEKGQALFTIRHDDAHPFRLKVGEDTLVDVGTVFDVRHRGEEMSVAVSEGAVQFNPDDQNQRVSPGQILRRNGQDGRITLEAIAPDRVGEWREGRLTFSDASLGQVAADLTSSTGIAFDAAPGASLVSVSGSLRLAPIRKDPRALGALLGLDVRREGDRWIIGER, from the coding sequence ATGGCGATTGACGAGACGATCCGGCAACAGGCCCTCGATTGGGCGCTGCGCGCCGGAGACCCGCAGTTCGAGGAATGGGAAGCCTTCACCAGCTGGCTGGAGGCGGATCCCGCCCATGGCCAGGCCTACGATGCAGTGGCCGCCGCCGTGGCCGATGCTGCAGATCTCGTTGCCGGTGCAGGCCCTGCCAATGACGATGACCTTGGAGCCGTGCAAAGCGAAGAGGCTTCGCTGCGCAGTTCCCGGCGCCGCTGGCTTGGCGGCGCGATTGCGGCGTCGCTCGCATTGGTCGGCGCTTTCACGCTCTGGCAGGCAAATTCCCGGGATCTTTACCGGATCGACGTGGCCCCGGGCGCGATCCGGACGGTTGCGCTCGATCCCGGAACCCGGATCGACCTCGGCGGCGATACCGCCATCGAGCTGGACCGCGACGATCCGCGCTATGCCCGCCTTGAGAAAGGGCAGGCGCTTTTCACCATCCGCCATGACGATGCGCACCCGTTCCGTCTGAAAGTGGGAGAGGACACACTGGTCGACGTCGGCACCGTGTTCGACGTGCGCCACCGCGGCGAGGAGATGAGTGTTGCCGTTTCGGAAGGCGCGGTGCAGTTCAATCCTGACGACCAGAACCAGCGCGTCTCTCCCGGACAGATCCTGCGCAGGAATGGTCAGGACGGGCGCATTACGCTGGAGGCGATCGCGCCTGACCGGGTTGGCGAATGGCGCGAAGGGCGCCTGACATTCAGCGATGCATCGCTTGGGCAGGTCGCAGCAGATCTGACAAGCAGCACGGGCATTGCCTTCGACGCCGCCCCCGGAGCTTCGCTCGTCAGCGTTTCCGGTTCCCTGCGCCTCGCCCCGATCCGAAAGGATCCACGCGCGCTGGGCGCCCTGCTCGGCCTCGATGTGCGCCGCGAAGGCGATCGCTGGATCATCGGCGAACGCTGA